From Halobacillus sp. Marseille-Q1614, one genomic window encodes:
- a CDS encoding helix-turn-helix domain-containing protein has protein sequence MNIDETVGANIKKYRKMRRMTQKELGDLIGVKHNTISQYEKGRNAPEPNMIFAIAKALEITVSDLFPETTKTMVNGLNDEQREFLCQVIEKAHALDEEGRKDFFKNIRFAVEYFDRND, from the coding sequence ATGAATATAGATGAAACAGTGGGCGCTAATATCAAGAAATACCGTAAGATGAGGCGAATGACGCAGAAAGAGCTTGGAGATTTGATCGGGGTGAAACACAATACAATTTCACAATATGAGAAAGGTAGGAATGCCCCGGAGCCAAATATGATATTTGCGATTGCCAAAGCTTTAGAAATCACGGTGAGTGATTTATTTCCGGAAACCACAAAGACGATGGTTAACGGATTGAATGATGAGCAACGAGAGTTCCTGTGTCAAGTAATAGAAAAAGCCCACGCTTTAGATGAGGAGGGCCGGAAGGATTTCTTCAAAAACATCAGGTTCGCAGTCGAATACTTCGATAGGAATGATTGA
- a CDS encoding YHYH domain-containing protein, translated as MTKLYILLTVVLLLFSFQNVVEAHSGRTDSNGGHNCTEKSIAKGLCTGYHYHNGGSSSSSSSSSSNTSIPTTEPEEPVGPTPEEIADQEKNEGEEDGYAAGLSDGYNETDESNTTTTGSDAYEDGYTAGYQKGIKEGRKKLNHEKEEAFKTGYDAAKEGLNTEVPEAYIGSDLVQASYKEGYEKGISEIEEVKKEEYYTLGNEDGKKDKNNEPNDIKDIYLDSYKDGYEKGQQELKDKYVNQGYEAAYTMLKYESPTLDKEKYEGWYKEGFDSNQEIKEIKNEAHELGLSGATYELPHEYEKAEVLYEHYYDSGKKEYDKEKREDNQKAAGGMGVVVLGWLVRRFYVARKTINN; from the coding sequence ATGACAAAATTGTACATTTTATTAACTGTGGTTTTGCTGCTGTTTTCATTTCAAAATGTTGTAGAGGCCCATTCAGGAAGAACAGATAGTAATGGTGGTCATAACTGTACTGAAAAATCCATAGCAAAAGGTCTTTGTACAGGTTATCACTATCATAATGGAGGAAGTTCGTCATCAAGTAGCAGTTCTTCTTCTAATACATCTATTCCTACTACTGAGCCAGAAGAGCCTGTTGGCCCTACGCCGGAAGAAATTGCAGATCAGGAGAAGAATGAGGGTGAAGAAGATGGTTATGCAGCTGGTTTATCTGATGGATATAATGAAACAGATGAGAGTAATACAACAACCACTGGTTCAGATGCCTATGAAGATGGATACACAGCTGGTTATCAAAAGGGGATAAAAGAAGGTAGAAAAAAACTGAATCATGAAAAAGAAGAAGCTTTTAAGACTGGGTATGATGCAGCTAAGGAAGGTTTAAATACTGAAGTACCTGAAGCTTATATAGGAAGTGATTTGGTTCAAGCTTCGTATAAAGAAGGATATGAAAAAGGAATATCCGAGATTGAAGAAGTAAAAAAAGAGGAATATTACACCCTGGGCAATGAAGACGGAAAAAAAGATAAAAACAATGAACCAAACGATATAAAAGATATTTATTTAGATTCATATAAAGATGGTTATGAAAAGGGGCAGCAAGAACTAAAAGATAAATATGTCAACCAAGGTTATGAGGCAGCTTATACAATGCTAAAATATGAAAGCCCAACATTAGATAAAGAAAAGTATGAAGGTTGGTACAAAGAGGGTTTTGACTCAAACCAAGAAATAAAGGAAATTAAAAATGAAGCACATGAATTAGGATTAAGTGGTGCTACATATGAATTACCCCATGAATATGAAAAAGCTGAAGTTCTATATGAACACTATTACGATAGTGGAAAGAAAGAATACGACAAGGAGAAAAGAGAAGATAACCAAAAGGCTGCAGGTGGTATGGGGGTAGTTGTTTTAGGATGGCTAGTTAGAAGGTTTTATGTTGCAAGAAAAACAATCAACAATTAA
- a CDS encoding recombinase family protein, with protein MLFGYARVSTKDQNLHMQFDALKKYGVEEKNIYSEKITGTKKDRPAFTEMMKYLRDGDTVVVYKLDRIGRSTKHLVDLINNFQDNGINFVSINENIDTTTAMGKLVFTIFSGLAQFERDIISERTKSGLNAARARGRKGGRPKKDQSKLDMAFRMYDSKEYSINEILMATEVSRATFYRYLTERQNLKPEH; from the coding sequence ATGTTATTTGGGTATGCCCGAGTCAGTACAAAAGATCAAAATTTACATATGCAGTTTGACGCGTTAAAGAAATACGGTGTGGAAGAGAAAAATATCTATTCAGAAAAAATAACGGGAACGAAAAAAGATCGGCCGGCATTCACGGAAATGATGAAGTATCTACGGGATGGAGATACTGTGGTCGTTTATAAACTTGATCGAATAGGTCGTAGCACAAAACACTTGGTAGATCTAATCAACAACTTCCAGGATAATGGCATCAACTTTGTATCCATTAATGAAAATATTGATACTACAACAGCGATGGGAAAATTAGTGTTCACAATTTTTAGTGGATTAGCGCAGTTTGAACGTGACATTATATCTGAACGAACGAAGTCCGGATTGAATGCTGCAAGAGCTAGGGGAAGAAAAGGAGGTAGACCCAAAAAAGACCAATCCAAATTGGATATGGCCTTTCGCATGTATGATAGTAAGGAATATAGCATTAACGAGATATTGATGGCTACTGAAGTAAGTAGGGCTACCTTTTATAGATACCTAACTGAACGCCAGAATTTAAAACCTGAACATTAA
- a CDS encoding STAS domain-containing protein yields the protein MEQSYGYSKRFKEFFMENSKAFEQALLSEAVNVQNKIDEIMRVGNIDLVNNAHNLVMYIINEEEKSLRKFAEQEGIAWATHSIDLSFKLEWVHSIRRTLWLFIEKYYKGNENNQIEDFFQLETEINNRVDDFLNTFFIRYSTYKDALIKTQQQLVENLSVPIIPINDSIFVLPLIGTMDTNRVEILQDKVLTKVSELSIETLILDLSGVAIMDRESIIELKKSMDGLNMMGCKMVITGLRKEIVREVLNTGLTFNSQTETLATLQQALSKYFLPELD from the coding sequence ATGGAACAGTCTTATGGTTACTCCAAGCGATTTAAAGAATTCTTTATGGAAAATAGTAAGGCCTTTGAACAAGCTCTTTTATCGGAAGCGGTGAATGTTCAAAATAAGATTGATGAAATCATGCGAGTGGGGAACATCGACCTTGTTAACAATGCGCATAACTTAGTTATGTATATCATTAATGAGGAAGAAAAATCATTGAGGAAATTCGCTGAACAAGAGGGGATTGCCTGGGCCACGCACTCCATTGATCTATCATTCAAATTAGAATGGGTCCATTCTATACGTAGAACGTTGTGGTTGTTTATTGAAAAATACTATAAGGGAAACGAAAATAACCAAATAGAGGATTTTTTTCAGTTGGAAACTGAAATTAATAATCGTGTAGATGACTTTTTGAATACCTTCTTCATTCGTTATTCCACCTATAAGGATGCATTAATTAAGACTCAGCAACAGTTGGTTGAAAATCTTTCTGTACCAATTATCCCTATTAATGATTCCATCTTCGTACTTCCTCTAATCGGTACAATGGATACTAATCGTGTAGAAATTCTTCAAGATAAAGTGTTAACAAAGGTTTCTGAATTAAGCATAGAAACATTGATTCTGGATTTATCCGGGGTCGCAATAATGGATCGAGAATCTATCATCGAATTAAAGAAGAGTATGGATGGTTTAAATATGATGGGCTGTAAAATGGTCATTACTGGTTTAAGGAAAGAAATCGTACGAGAGGTATTAAATACCGGGCTTACCTTCAATTCTCAGACCGAAACCTTAGCCACACTTCAGCAAGCGTTAAGCAAATATTTCCTACCAGAGCTGGATTAG
- a CDS encoding class I SAM-dependent methyltransferase has translation MKSYSVGIEQQHVLDIGTASGLFARDLARQGCRVTGIDLSSELIHQAQQVNIKDQLPIEYLEGNVEHLPFEKSSYKVITAVYCWHWFNKLTVAEEVYRVLEDNGRLAIINYEWLPSRNSIALHTQTLIEEFNSTAYKPNETKMFPEWVEDIYKAGFSGVETFSFDINIPYSIEKWMGRIQASPEIGGSLNKEEISEFNSRLKTFLEEHASTTFNIPYRAYGIIGIK, from the coding sequence TTGAAGTCATATAGTGTAGGTATAGAACAGCAACATGTACTTGATATTGGAACAGCAAGCGGTTTGTTCGCGAGGGATTTAGCTAGACAGGGGTGCAGAGTAACTGGTATTGATTTATCTTCTGAATTAATCCATCAAGCCCAGCAAGTCAATATAAAGGATCAACTCCCTATCGAGTATTTGGAAGGAAACGTGGAACATCTTCCGTTTGAGAAATCATCATATAAAGTTATCACGGCTGTTTACTGTTGGCATTGGTTTAATAAATTAACAGTTGCTGAAGAAGTCTATCGTGTATTAGAAGACAATGGGCGTTTAGCAATTATAAATTACGAATGGCTCCCTTCTAGAAATTCCATTGCACTACATACTCAAACCCTTATTGAAGAGTTTAATTCTACAGCCTACAAACCAAACGAAACCAAAATGTTCCCCGAATGGGTGGAGGATATATACAAGGCTGGTTTTTCTGGTGTTGAGACTTTTTCTTTTGATATAAACATACCTTATTCCATAGAGAAGTGGATGGGACGAATACAGGCTAGTCCTGAAATTGGGGGCTCGTTAAACAAGGAAGAGATCAGCGAGTTTAATTCTAGACTTAAAACATTTTTAGAAGAACATGCGAGTACAACTTTTAATATCCCTTATAGAGCTTATGGAATTATTGGAATCAAATAA
- a CDS encoding SAM-dependent methyltransferase, which yields MSRAETSTKLDLEKVIFIGRTYGEYMDMFLLSEEDLKEKKVLDCPSGACSFTAVGQSKGLDITASDIAYDHSVGDLKAKGEEDIQHAMAHMEKAKSNYVWDYFEDINQLKEHREKALLDCTQDMKKNSERYIPVNLPSLLFNDNDFDILLSAHFLFTYADRLDLQFHIDTLKELLRVTKEELRIFPLVDLAGNRYEHLDHVIQYLKGNGYSVREVRVPYEFQKGANTMLKVSKSY from the coding sequence ATGAGCAGAGCAGAGACGAGCACAAAATTAGATCTGGAAAAGGTTATTTTTATTGGTCGAACCTATGGAGAGTACATGGACATGTTTTTATTGTCAGAAGAGGATTTGAAAGAGAAAAAAGTATTGGATTGCCCATCGGGTGCTTGTTCATTTACAGCCGTTGGTCAGTCAAAAGGGTTGGATATTACCGCATCTGATATTGCATACGATCATTCAGTAGGTGATCTTAAAGCTAAAGGAGAAGAGGATATTCAACATGCCATGGCTCACATGGAGAAGGCTAAAAGTAATTACGTATGGGATTATTTTGAGGATATAAATCAGTTAAAAGAGCATCGGGAAAAGGCTTTACTTGATTGCACTCAAGATATGAAAAAGAATAGCGAGCGATATATACCAGTTAATTTACCATCATTGTTATTTAATGATAATGATTTTGATATCCTTTTATCTGCACATTTCTTATTTACTTATGCTGACCGCTTAGATTTGCAATTTCATATAGACACTCTTAAGGAATTGCTTAGAGTTACAAAAGAAGAATTGAGAATATTCCCTTTGGTGGATTTAGCAGGAAATAGATACGAACATTTGGATCATGTTATCCAATACTTAAAGGGTAATGGTTATTCAGTCAGAGAAGTAAGGGTTCCATACGAGTTTCAGAAAGGCGCCAATACTATGTTAAAGGTGAGTAAAAGTTATTAG